A single Schistocerca cancellata isolate TAMUIC-IGC-003103 unplaced genomic scaffold, iqSchCanc2.1 HiC_scaffold_799, whole genome shotgun sequence DNA region contains:
- the LOC126143451 gene encoding ankyrin-3-like — MSAVTEVQNNTTEALAALLDGGEGSLVTLVAGETRVAAHRAVLAAASPVFEAMFAHDMLEASCGQVSIDDVEGPVLRLLVAYTYTLRAPQLPDTAPQLLSAADKYGLSALKAACERQLISQLAVETAAATAVRAVRHSCPDATRAAVGFIKDHPQVMATRGWADAVLEYPQEVIEVSSMLGEPPAEATSPTDTGGGPTPNSDRQPHSGHSRTPAAAAPPTSAQHTPPPDDAAVSRFRSLSDAERGRRLIQAAEEGAVEEVRALLAAGADVGARGGGGDTALHSAAERGHAAVLRLLLSAASDPNARDQWGWTPLHEAAWCGHAEAAAALLQAGADRGVTSNSGRTPLDYAREENHQEIVEMLTER, encoded by the exons ATGTCGGCAGTTACGGAGGTTCAGAACAACACAACGGAGGCCCTGGCCGCCCTGCTAGACGGGGGTGAAGGCTCCCTGGTGACGCTGGTGGCGGGCGAGACGAGGGTGGCGGCTCACAGGGCCGTGTTGGCAGCCGCGAGCCCCGTGTTCGAAGCGATGTTCGCGCACGACATGCTGGAGGCCAGCTGCGGCCAGGTGAGCATCGAcgacgtggagggcccggtgctgagGCTCCTGGTGGCCTACACGTATACCCTGCGGGCCCCCCAGCTGCCCGACACGGCCCCCCAGCTGCTCTCGGCGGCCGACAAGTACGGCTTGTCGGCCCTGAAGGCTGCCTGCGAGCGGCAGCTGATCTCACAGTTGGCCGTGGAGACCGCAGCGGCGACGGCCGTCAGGGCAGTGAGGCACTCGTGCCCGGACGCCACCAGGGCTGCCGTCGGCTTCATAAAGGACCACCCGCAAGTGATGGCCACGCGGGGCTGGGCGGACGCTGTGCTCGAGTACCCGCAAGAAGTCATTGAAGTCAGCAGTATGCTcggtgagccaccagcagaagcCAC CTCGCCGACCGACACAGGGGGCGGGCCCACCCCCAACTCTGACCGTCAACCCCACAGCGGCCACAGCCGGACTCCTGCTGCAGCTGCGCCTCCCACATCTGCCCAACACACCCCTCCACCTGATGACGCAGCCGTCTCTCGCTTCCG GAGCCTTTCTGATGCAGAGCGAGGGAGGAGGCTGATACAGGCGGCTGAggagggggcggtggaggaggtgcggGCGTTGCTCGCGGCTGGGGCGGACGTGGGggcgaggggcgggggcggggacaCCGCCCTGCACTCGGCTGCAGAGAGAGGCCACGCGGCTGTGCTGCGGCTGCTGCTCTCTGCGGCGTCCGACCCCAACGCCAGGGATCAGTGGGGGTGGACGCCGCTGCACGAGGCGGCATGGTGTGGCCACGCAGAAGCGGCGGCTGCGTTGCTGCAGGCCGGAGCCGACAGGGGGGTGACGAGTAATAGTGGGAGGACCCCCCTGGACTACGCCAGGGAGGAAAACCATCAGGAGATCGTCGAGATGCTAACAGAGCGTTAA